catgATGCACTGAATCATTTGTCATATAGGATATAAAGATGTGTTTGGGGAACTTGTTGAATGTTTCATCCCAGAAACTATAGATCTAATATGTTATTTGTTTCAGGTGTTGGTTTTTTGCTAAAACTAGCTGCTAATGTAATATTGATGCTTCACTTTACATCCTGATCAGATGACACTGTGATTCCATCTCGTTGCCATCAACTGATCGTTCAACAGCCCTATTGCTGCTCTAGTTCCTGAAGAGGGTGCTCACACTCCTGACGCATGTTTGTTCTATTGGCAGGAGATCCAGCAAAGGATGTACTGAAAGATGCTTTGCAGGATCTGATGGTTATGTGCCAGCATGTCAGAGGGACTTTTGACAATGCAGTGACTAACCACAGAGCAAAGAAACCTGCATAAGTCAGAAATAGAATCGCTGAAGCATGCATCAGGAGACAAAGAAACCTGCATAAGTCAGAAATAGAATCGATGAAGCACCCGTCATGGTGGAGACAAACGCGATATTTCTATGCTTTATGACAATTTTGCTAAAATCTTAGTATTTGGATAAGCACTGTTACTGCAAACATCTTGGCTTACAAAAGTCACTGCTTTGGAAAGAGTCAGAGCTCATCGTCAGATTGAGGTTTCTGTTGTAATTGATGTATGCACTGGCTTCCTTTTGTGTAACACAAACTCTTGCAGTTTATGGCAAACTACTTTCACCAGTATTTATATGGCGACTGAAACTATATCTATTATGTAAGTTATGCTCCCAAACATGTACTCGATGCACACATTTCTGTTGCTGAGTCATAAGGATGCTCCAACATCAAACTCTTCAACAGCTGTACTTATTACGGTTTTATCGATTGGAGTAAAAGCATCATCTACCATGATGGGCTTCCCCGTACACAGTTATGGTCATTGAGAAACTAAATTTACATACGaccaaagaaagaaaaatttagGTTTGTGCAACTGACTCAATTATGGTTTATTATGGTTTTGATTATTGCGTTTGCTTCTTTagttttcaaaatttaaaacctTACCTACAGTGGCACATGAATAGAAAACATAGAGCCTTGTCATGAATAGTGTAAGACCAAACTTTAACGAACTGCACAATATTTCCTTGAGAGCCAATGGAGGGGAAAAAAACTTTAGTATAGGGCAAATTGAAATGTTGATCAATTGATAGAATCATTGCAGACTTGCAGCATCAAGGACAACCTGAAACTGTGAAAAATGCTAATACTTCATTTGTACTAGCTTATTGGGTACTGATAAATAATAACACAACATACAGTTATCAGGGATGTGGCACATTTTCAAAGCACAACTTATCTGATGCTGACTAGTGCTCCACATTCCACTGATAAGGCAGAACTAATCCAAACATGGCTACAATGTATGAAGAAAGCTCAGGAAACACGAGGATAGTGACAGATTAGAACCCTAGCATGCGAAATGGTACAATGATGCATGGAAAGCATCTAGCTAAAAAGAAAACCTAAACACCGCCGACTGGTCGAGCATCAACAATGGACGCAAGCTGAGGATGACCGCCAGGTGCATATCCAGAAAGAATAAAGATCAGATCCATAGCTATTAGCCTTTTCCGGTGTTATTCACGCGATTCAAGCGCACTTCTCCTTTCTTGATGGAGATGACAACCACACAGTGGTGGCGATTGATATAGAACCCACAAGAACGGAAGGATGAAAAGAATTAAGTACGAAGAGGCCCAGAGAGAGCATCCCGGCCCGAGCTGGGGTCTTTGTGTTTCAGAGACAAGTTGGCAAACTGGGCATCAAGGTCTCTGCTGTTACTGCGAACAAGAGCAggagcctgctgctgctgctgctgctgatataGTGATCTGAGACGACCAATTTCCCGCTCAAACATCTCCTGTTGAACTGCAAAATTGAGAAAAGAATgttcagaaaaaaaatcttatcaGAATAAAAATCCGTTGCTCGCATTTAGTATCAACAAAGCAATGCACTGCTAAAATGAAAATCAATGAAATGAAGATGCTTAGTTTCAGATTAGGTTAATTAGTTACTTTGGAGAAATATAGGTCCTCAGTATTTTTGTTTTGTTAGCCAGTTAAATTTTTAAGATGCCATTTACTATTTTACTGTAAAGCGGATATAACAAGTCAACAACATATTGAAGGCCTTATGAAACACAACCACTGACATGTTGATTATGTATTTGACTGGCCACATGATGGGGATATAAAGCAATATGCATGGATAATCAGATATATGAAACAGTTGCTCATTTCGGAAAGCAATATGCATTGATATATGAAACAATCACTCATTTTGGCTTTAAAGTATACACTGTGACCTATGACCAGCATGTACATTGGGCTATTCAGTGGTCACACAGAAGTTGTATGTATACTTGCATAAAAATCTTAGCTGTTACTGGGGTGTGTGGTTGTGTGTTGTAAGGGTTCTTGTcactttttcttcttaatacaaagatatgcAACTCTTCTCCGTGTTAGAGAAAAATTTAGCTGTTATTGGTTCTACCATGCTTCTCCAAATACAATTCCTTGCACATCTTGGTAAAGGCTGGAAACTGGATTAGCTAAGTTTAGCTTGGCTTGGTAGTAGGTAGTTCGGTTTTATAGCTTTTAGATACAGGTTCCTTGGGGCTTTGaattaataaaaaaaagaatggtATGTTAACTGAATTTAATACAATTTAGAAACAAAAATATTCTCAAAACAGCTTGGCTGAGGGTTCAGCCATAGATGCATAGACATCATACATCTTACTGGAAAAACTATTAAATGCTAAGGCCTCACTTTGGAGTTGGGAGATGTCTGCATGTCATTgctattttttcttttggatGCTTTAGTTGATAAGACatcgttccaaaaaaaaattatcatcTTTGTAGATGCTTATTAAGAATTGATGTTACATGTGCTCTTAACCATCATAGGATGCAACATGGGAATAAACCAGAAACAAATGGAGCCACTATCCAGTTAACTGAAGAATTTTATTTGACATGTCTCAAGCTAGCATGCATATCTTGTCACATTATTAATATCTCAGCAAAACTTAATGTAATTATTGAAATGATTTGGGTGGAGAGCAAATTTGAAGATAAGAGAAAATAAATTATAAGGGAGAATACTTACAGCGTTTAATTAGTTGTTCCTGTGCTAGACTCTCCAGTCTTTGCTTCAAAGCTTTATTTTCCAGGTCTAGCATAATATTCTGCTGGGTAAGAAACTCCATTTCAGCAGACACTTCTACCCCTTCTGACTGCATAATCAAACATTGATTTCTTTGTGTGGCATATAACACCAAATTTTATAAGAGAAATGAAATCCATTCATGCAGTAAGCTCACCTGTAATGCCTGAACTCTACCCTCCAGCTCTGCAATATACTGAAGCTTCCGGACACGGGACCTCTGAGCATACTGCCTGCAACCAATTGAAAAGTACACTTTAATGCATAAAAAGCACACAATCATTGTTATCTCTATTCTCCACAAATAGGATTGATTGAACTGCATGAAGTCCTAATTTAAAAATTAAATTGTATGATTCCAGAAATTGACAAGTGTATATTACGATATCTTTGCTTTCAGTCAGTGTAAATAAAATTTGCAACCCAATTTTGCTAGCAATATAGCTGACAAGTGAGGAGACATGTTAATCCAAGACTTCTCAAGTTGCAAACTGGAATGCCTCGATAGCCAATTTCTCAATTATGTTACCACGGGTAAATTCTAATATACTGTCCATTGACTATGCATGTACGGAAACCACATATCACAGTGTGTGCACATCGCAATCTGTAGGCCTGCTCAATACCACTTGTTCATTAAGTTACAACACACATGTGGTCATCGAAACATATGAAACGAATATGCAGTTCACACTATGTGCCCACAGTAATTCAATGCCCTGTGCCATACagaacaaatttcaacaaaacACTGCTTATGTCCTAATGATGAAGTCTATTCTCAAGGTGAAAAACACTAAATAACATAACTGTGCTATTATTAGTGTGTGCTATAGGGTGATCCTTTTGTATTTGAGCTTAATGTTACGGTGCAAAGCCTAGATCTTTTCAGATTATCATTTGATATTGTGACTATTATAGCAATATCGTGCAAGTGTGAAACCATAAAATTCATGTTGAGCAGTAATCAAACTCACTGTTTAGCCCGCTTGTTGTCTGCCTCTGACTGTGCATGCTTCGGCGGCACACCCTCCTTCGCCCCAACCTTTTGATCATGACTGGCATCATCAGGAGTTCTCTTGTCCATGCCATGGTTATTATCCCTCAACATGTTCGGTAGTCCATGATGCCCCCCAACCTTGTCTTTTGTCGGCATCGGCAGGCCGCCGCCATGCCGGAAACCAGACAGATTCGGCATGCCTTGCTCCCATGGCTGGCCATGTGCCCTCCCAAACGAACCTGGCTTGGCGTAGTACTCCTGAACACCAGCCCATGACGCAGGCTGCCCACCTCGTCCCCCCATCCCCTCGAAGCCATTGGCACAAGCACCGGCGCCAGCAGCAGCTCCGTCAAACAGCGCAAACGAGTCGCTTGACGACCTGCGGTGGCCGGCCCGGCCGTGCTGCCGCGCTGCTGGCGTCTCGGGCTCGTTGAGCAGGTCGTCTAGCCACGATGGCGGCTGCTCCTCGATGAAGCTCTCGGACGACGTGCGCTGGTGGTGCCCGTGGCCGTAACgggggtggacggcggcgccctGCGGCCGGGCGATCGGGCCACGGTCGGCGTACGGCGAcggcgcccctgccgccgccgtcgggaacgggctgcgcggcggcagcagcgcctgctTCTGGAGCTTCGCGTTCGCCATCATCGTGCGCTCCGACCGACCAAACTGCGAAGGAAACACAGGGCACGGCTCATCTCAAAATCGACACCAAGATTCGAGCAAATTCGACGGCGAACCACCGCGAGCTTGCTTccaatccaggaaggcggattgGAGAAGGTCAGCAGCAAACTACCTACAGATCTCAGCAAACACGGGTGCAAAAACAGTCAACTAGTCGGCTCAAATTCGCGCCAAAGATTCGATTTTTCCTAGCACAAGCATCAAATCGCAGAAAGAAAGCGGTCAAGATCCACCAGAGAACGAGCGGGAACACGCAAGCTGGACGAAGAAGAGCAGCACGAGAAGCAAATCGAAACGGAACCGCACGACAAACTGGAGCGGATCAAGAACAGGACCAGACCTGGCCGAAATTCCGCGAGAGAACCAACCCAAAACCCATGAAAAACACTTACCAAATCAGCGGCTGCTCGTCCAATCACCCCCCTCCTCGAGCTGGGCCTGATACTGATGTCAAGCAATTCGGACTTTTCGGCGGAGTGTTCaagagaggagaagggaggggaggggatgaggaggaggacgggaGAAGAATGGAGAGAAATCGTATAGTGGTGGGGTGGAAGAAGAAAATCAATAAATATTGCGCTTCTTTTTTCGGGGTGGATCGTGTTTGGAGAAATGTCGGGGGATCATTAATTTTAGGCAACAGCGAACCGTCGGATTCGACGATCGGACGGTGGATGATGCTGATACGGATATTCTGTGGTGCGGGGATGCTGGTGGTCCCTACTAGTGGCGAGACAAAAGCTATGGTCACCCAGAGACGTCCACATGAAAAACTGCACGCCTGCACTAGCTTAAAAATCGTTGCCAATGGCACAACCTACCAAGAGGTACATGCATGCTGGAGCTGGACCTCATAGTATTATTTTAAAAAAGGGTATATGTAAGCTCCATTTATGAAACTGGTTTTTGCAGATGGATAGAATCCCGTACTAGTACAAGTTTGAATCTTTGTGTTCGAAAAATTATCATAAAAAATTGCTGATATAGTACTTGTTAACATATAGTGTGATGTCAACTAACTATTCCATATAAATTCTACACAAAGTACAGCCATCATAGGGAGGAGGGAAATTATATTTCATTAACAATTTATCTTAAATAGTTAGGGAAAAACCATATGGGTTAAGTGGGGAAATTTGAATACTAAAAATGGACTTTATGCTTTTCCAAACTACAAATAATTACTAATATTACTAGTATGATTCACTAGTGTGTAAAGGATTAACGAGTTCTACCGTAAAATTATAATTGTGAGGGTATAAAGGCAATGGCCACTTTCCACTGACACGATAGATTATTTTCCACAATGGATTATTTTCTAACTTCATGATATGTAGAGGATCTCAATGACATTTTCATTGATTATTTGGGAAGTTGTTTTACAGCTCCTCAATATCTCGTGGGGAGttattttaaagttttccaGTATCTCATCCCAATACAATTAACCAAGAACGGCTCAGAGGGGGGCAGTGCGACCTGGGGGGGCATAGAGCGCGGAGCTAAGATCATATAGGTAATTAG
The genomic region above belongs to Panicum virgatum strain AP13 chromosome 8N, P.virgatum_v5, whole genome shotgun sequence and contains:
- the LOC120685814 gene encoding uncharacterized protein At4g06598-like; this translates as MMANAKLQKQALLPPRSPFPTAAAGAPSPYADRGPIARPQGAAVHPRYGHGHHQRTSSESFIEEQPPSWLDDLLNEPETPAARQHGRAGHRRSSSDSFALFDGAAAGAGACANGFEGMGGRGGQPASWAGVQEYYAKPGSFGRAHGQPWEQGMPNLSGFRHGGGLPMPTKDKVGGHHGLPNMLRDNNHGMDKRTPDDASHDQKVGAKEGVPPKHAQSEADNKRAKQQYAQRSRVRKLQYIAELEGRVQALQSEGVEVSAEMEFLTQQNIMLDLENKALKQRLESLAQEQLIKRFQQEMFEREIGRLRSLYQQQQQQQAPALVRSNSRDLDAQFANLSLKHKDPSSGRDALSGPLRT